From Longimicrobiaceae bacterium:
GGGCCGCTGGTGCTGGGCGCGTCGTTCGCCTTCGCGCTCGCGGTGGGGGCGTTCGCCTTCTCGCGTGCCTTCCCGCTGTCGCTGCTCCTCCTGGCCGCGGCGGGCTTCTGCATGATCCTGAACAATTCCAGCGTGAACGCGCTCCTGCAGTCGCTGGTGCCGAACCGCCTCCGCGGGAGGGTGATGTCGGTGTACGTCTTCATGTTCCTGGGGATGACGCCGGTGGGCTCGCTGCAGGCCGGGGCGCTGGCGCGCTGGGTGGGAGCCCCCGCGGCGCTGGCGATGGGCGCGGCGACCCTCGCCGCGCTCGTGCTGCTGGTGGCGTGGAAGGTCCCGGAGTTGCGGGAGCTGAGGTGACGGGCACGCCCCTCGCGGAACCGTCCGTATCTGCCTATATTTGATGGCTTTGCGCCCCGTGGCGCACTCCCCTGCACCCGTGAGGATGAGGCGTGGATCCCAGAGCGGCACTCCAGGCGGCGTTCGGCGCGCTCGCGGCGGTGGCGATGCTCGGCGGGCCGGCCGCGGCGCAGGACATCGAGCGCGAGGGGCAGCGGGTGGAGGTGCACGTCACCAGCCACCCGGGGAGCTCCACGACGGTGTGCCTGGAAAGCGCGCCTCCGGTGCAGGGGCGCAAGCGGCTGACCGTGTCCTACGGAGCCGGCGCGGTCCGGCTCTCCACCTCAGCGCGGGACCGCGGCCCGCACTGCGCCTCGTTCGAGCCGGCGGGGCCCCGCTTCCGCGTCCGGCTGGAGTACGGACACCTCGTGGTGCTCACGGCCATCCTGGCGGACCGGGACTTCGCGCGGGACGAGTACCGCGGGAAGACCATCACCTTCCGCTGGGTGCGCGAGTGACGCTCCCCCTCCCTCCCGGGGAGGTCCCGCGCGTCCGCGAGCGCCTCCTCGCCTGGTACGACGCCCACCGCCGCGACCTCCCCTGGCGCGCCGCCCTCGGCGAGGCGCCGGACCCGTACCGCGTCTGGCTGTCGGAGGTGATGCTGCAGCAGACGCGCGTGGAGACGGTGCGCCCCTACTTCGCGCGCTGGCTGGAGCGCTTCCCCACGCTGGACGCGCTCGCCGCGGCGCCCCTGGACGACGTGCTGAAGCAGTGGGAGGGGCTCGGCTACTACTCGCGCGCCCGCAACTTCCACCGCGCGGTGCGCGAGGTGGCGGAGCGCTACGGGGGCTCCGTGCCGGGCGACGCGGAGGCGTTCCGAGCGCTCCCCGGTGTGGGGCGCTACACGGCGGGGGCGGTGATGTCCATCGCCTTCGGGCGCGAGGCACCGCTGGTGGACGGCAACGTGCGCCGGCTCTTCGCCCGCTGGACGGACGCCCCGGAGCCCGAGGAGGCGGAGCTCTGGGCCCTGGCGGAGGCGCTGGTCCCCGGCGAGCGCCCGGGCGACCTGAACCAGGCCGTGATGGAGCTGGGCGCCACCGTCTGCGTCCCCCGCACCCCGCGTTGCGGCGCGTGCCCGGTCCGCGAGACGTGCCGCGCCTTCGCCCACGGCACGCAGGACGAGCGCCCGCTGCCGAAGCGGGCGAAGCCGGTCCCCCACGAGGACACCGCGAGCGCGGTGGTGGAGCACGAGGGGCGCCTCCTCCTGGTGCGGCGCCCCGCGGACGCGCGCCTCGGCGGGCTGTGGGCCTTCCCCTGGGCCGTGCGCCGCCCGGGGGAGACGGCCCACGCCGCCGCGGAGCGCGCGGTCCGCGACGGGCTGGAGATGGAGGTACGGGCCGGGGAGGAGATCGGCCGCGTTGCGCACGCCTTCACCCACGTACGCGCCACGTACCACGCCATCAGCTGCGAGTGGACGGGCGGCGCCCCGCGTGCGCTGCAATACGACGCCTGGGCGTGGGCGACACCGTCGGAGCTGGACGGGTACGCGCTCCCCGTGGCGCAGCGGAAGATCGCCGCCCTGGCGACGGAGGCGACGCTGTTCAGGTGAAGAAGTGCGGGAGTGCGAGAGTGCGAAACAGCGCCCCTGCCGGGATCTCCCGGTGGGGGCGCTGTCGTAGGCCCTCACCCGGCGGCCGGATACCGAATCCGGACGTATCGCGAGTGGTCGGCGGGGGGAGGCTCCTCCGGCGGTGCGAAACTCGCCCGGCCGGCGGATCGAGACGTGAGTGCGGCGCGGGCTCAAACAGACGCACCGCCTGCTGAGCCTCCCCCCACCTCCCGGGCGCCTTCATCGATGGGAAAAAACCCCTCTCCCGCTTGCGGGGGATTGGAGGGGGCAAGTCCGTGGGGAGGGGGCCGCGTGAGGGATGCGAGCCCGTCAGGGGCGAGACTCCGCGGCTGTTTGCGGAGGCTCGCCGCCGTTGAGCACGGTCGTATCGTGCTCTACGGCGCCGCAGCCCGACCCCGGCGCCAGCCGGGGGCACGCCCAAGCACGCAGTTCAATCCGCCGTTACTCGTAGACGAAACTGACCTCGCGCCGCACGTCGGGGTGGAGGCTGCGGTCCACGGGGCACGTGCGGGCGACATGCTCCAGCCGCGTCCGCTGCTCCGGCGTAAGCGAGGCGGGCATGCGGAGGGTGACGGGGAGCGCATCCACCCGGCGCGGGTCGGAGCGCATGTGCTTCTCCAGCGTGAAGCGGGCGCCCTCGAAGGGGATCCCCTCGCGGCGCGCGACGATCGCCATGGTGGTGACCATGCACGCCCCCAGCGAGGCGGCCAGCAGGTCGGTGGGCGAGAAGGAGCTCCCGTCCCCGAAGTTGTCCGCCGGGGCCGCGGTGGGGACCTCGCTCCCGGAGGGCCCGTGGCGGAGCTTCATCTTCAGCTCGCCGCTGTACTCGCCGGTGATCTCTACGGCCATTTCCCTGTGCTGGTTCGGGTGGTGCGCTGGGGCGGACGCCCTTGATGCCCGCAATCTATCTACGCGGCGCGGGCCGGGCATCCCGGGGCGTCTCCCGCGGACACGATGCGGTGTCCCCGCCAAAGGACACCGCGGGTCCGGATGGCGGGTCGGGAACATGTGATCCCGATGCGCCCCTTCCACTTGCGCGGACAGCGCGGTCTGGCGCGGGGGATGCGCTTCTCCCGGGCGGATGCAGGTCCCGCTTCACGCACAGCCGTCAGAGGTCCCCATGAGAACCCGTACCTCCGCCCTGCTCCTGGGCGTTGCCCTTCTTGCCGCGTCCGCCGCGCACGCCCAGCGCCGCCACCCTTCGGACTGGGAGGACGGCCACGGCCCGCGCGGTCCCCAGCGCGCCAGCGGCGCGTACGCGGGTGCCAGCTTTAACTACGCCCGTCCGCAGGGCGAGTTCAGGAACTTCGTGGACCATGGGTTCGGCGGCGACGTGCACTTCCTCTACCAGCCGGCGGCACGGGGGATCCTGGGGCTCCGGTTCGACGCCGGGTTCGTGAACTACGGGCACGAGCGGATGCGCGTCCCGCTCAGCTCCTCCATCGGCGGGCGCATCCTGGTGGACGTGAACACTACCAACAACATCGCCCACCTCGGGGTGGGGCCGCAGATCGGGCTCCCGGACGGGAGGCTCCGCCCGTACGTGGGCGGCTTCGTGGGCCTCACCTACCTCTACACGGAATCCTCCGTGGACGGGCGCGACGACGACCGGAGCTTCGCCCGCACCACCCACTACGACGACGCCACGTTCTCGTACGGAGGCCGGGCCGGGCTGTACGTCCCGTTGCGCGGCGGTCCGTCGCCCATCTCGCTGGACGTGGGGGTCGTCTACCTGGAGAGCGGCGAGGCGGAGTACCTGCGCGAGGGCGACATCATCGACAACCCCAACGGGAGCATCTCGTTCACGCCCTCGCGGAGCGACACGGACCTGCTCACCTTCCGCGTGGGCGTCACCGTCGGGATCCCGCGCTCCGACCGGCGGTAGCGCACGGCCATTGAACGGCTGGCCTGGGCGTGTCCCCGGCTGGCGCCGGGGCCGGGCTGCGGCTCCGTAGCACACGATACGACCGTGTGCAACGGAGTCGAGCCCCCGCAAACAGCCGCGGGGTCTCGCCCCTGACGGGCTCGCATCCCTCACGCGAAGGCCCCCACCCGGCTCGCTTTAGGCTCGCAACATTTGCCCCCTATATCCCCCGCATGCGGGGGAGGGCTGACGGCTACGGGCAGTTCATCCCCTCTCCCAAACTTGGGAGAGGGTGGCGGCTCTCAGGCCGCCGGGTGAGGGCCGCCGTAAGCTGCCCTGTTCCCGTCCCCTCACCCCACCCGCGCGAAGAACGCCTTCAAATACCGCGTCTCCGGGATCGCCGGATGCACCGGGTGGTCGGGCCCCTGCATCCCCTCCTCCAGGAGCTGCAGCTCCCGGCCGAGCCGGCGGCCGGCGCGCAGGAGGGCGTCCTGCAGCGCCTCGCGGCTCATGTGGAAGGAGCAGGAGGCGGACACCAGGATCCCGTCCGGCTCCAGCGCCTCCATCCCGAGCTGCGCGAGCCGCCGGTATGCTTCCTCGCCGGCCTTCTGGTCCTTCTTGCGCTTGATGAACGCGGGCGGGTCCAGCACCACCACCCCGAAGCGCTCCCCCTCCGCCGCCAGCGCGCGGAGGGTGTCGAAGGCGTCGCCGCGGCGCACGCGCACCCGCTCCCCCACCCCGTTCAGCTCCGCGTTCTCGCGCACCTCCGCCAGGGCGGGCTCGGAGCTGTCCACGCAGACGGCCTCCGCCGCGCCCGCGGCCGCGGCCTGCACACCCCAGCCACCCACGTAGCTGAACACGTCCAGCACCCGCCGGCCGGGGGCGTACGCGCGCAGCCGGGCGCGGTTCATCCGGTGGTCGTAGAACCAGCCGGTCTTCTGCCCGGCGGAGAGCGGGGCGCGGAAGCGGACGCCGTTCTCCTCCAGCTCCGCCGCCTCCGGGACCTCGCCGTGCGCGACCTCCACGTACGGCTCCAGCCCCTCCAGCGAACGGCCGGAGAGGTCGTTGCGGAGGAGGATCCCGGTGGGCCGGACCGTCTCCTCCAGCGCGGTGACGACCTCGTCGCGGAGGCGCTCCATCCCCGCCGTGGTGAGCTGCGCCACCAGCGTGGCGCCGAAGCGGTCCACCACCAGCCCGGGGAGGCCGTCACCCTCGCCGAAGGCCAGCCGGTAGAAGGGGCCGGGGAAGAGGCGCTCCCGCAGGGCGAGGGCGCGCGCGAGCCGCTCCCGCAGCAGCGCGCCGTCCAGGGGGCGGGCGGGGTCGCGGCTCACCAGCCGCGCGGCGATCAGCGAGCGCGGGTTCACGTAGCCGGCGCCGAGGGGGGCGCCGCGGTGGTCCTCCACCACGACCGGGTCGCCGGGCTCGAAGGCGGTGAGCGGGGTGCGCGCGACGTCCACCTCGTTGCTGAACACCCACAGGTGCCCGGCGCGGAGGCGGCGGTCCTCGTTCTTCTTCAGGCGGAGCGGCGGGAGCATGCGTGTCGGGGACGGGTTGGGTTTTCTGGGGTGCCGGTGCGGCGGCCCCGGCCCGCAAGATACCGTCCAGGCTCCCCCGGGGCACCGTGCGCCGCACGGATCTTGCGACCCGGAGCATGCCGCGCGCCGCCATCGGCGGGGCGTTGCGCCCGGGGGTGGGGCGCGCCAGATTCGTCCCCCCGAGGGCGCGGGGCGTCCACCTTTCACCGTCGCCGGGGGCCGCCACGCGGCCCGGGGGAGCGTTCGCCATGCCGGAGTCTGGTCACGCCCTGCAGGTGTTCCGCGAGGTCGCGCTCGCCACCGCGGGGAGCCTGGACACGGACGAGATCCTGGGGATCGTCCGCGAGCGGGCCCGCGCGCTGTTCCGGGCGGACTTCACCGCAGTTGCGCTGGCGGAGCGCGGGTGGGGCGACCTGTACCGCGTGGACGGCGGGCGGACGCCCTCGGCGCAGCTCCAGGAGATCGTGCGGTGCGTGCTGCGCACCGGCGAGCCCCAGGTGGCCCGCGACGCGATCGCCGACGAGGCGCAGCTCCCGCTGGCGGAGTGGTCGTCCGGCACCGACGGGTTCCGCTCCGCCGTGGCCGCCCCGCTCCGCTACGGCGACCAGGTCCGCGGCGTCCTGGTGGTGGCGTGGCACAGCCCCGCCCCGCTCACCGACGACGTCGTCCAGCTCGCGGAGACGCTGGGCGTGCACGCCGCCGTGGCGCTGCACAACGCCCGGCTGTACGAGGAGCTGAAGCGCTCCACGCTGGCGCGGGACCGCTTCTTCTCCGCGATGAGCCACGACCTGCGCACCCCGATCGCCGCCATCGTGGGGTACAGCGAGCTGCTGGCCGACGGGATCGTGGGCGGCCTGTCGCCTAAGCAGCAGGAGATGGTGGAGCGGATCGCGCAGGTGGCCGCGCACCTCACGGAGCTGGTCAACGACATCCTGGACCTGGCGAAGCTGGACGCCGGGCGGGTGGAGCTTCACCCGGAGCGCGTGGTGCTGGGGGAGGTGGTGCGCGATGCGGTGCTCGCGGTGGAGCCGCAGGCGCGGGCCAAGGAGCTCCCGCTGCGGCTGAACCTGGACTCGGTGGAGCGGGAGACGGTGCGCGTGGACGCGGTGCGGGTGCGGCAGATCCTCGTGAACCTGCTCTCCAACGCCGTGAAGTTCACCGACCGCGGCGAGGTCCGGGTGGACGCCGGCCTGGGCGGGGAGCGCACCTGGATCGCCGTGCGCGACACCGGGCCGGGGCTCCCGCCGGGGAGCGAGGAGGCCGTGTTCGAGGAGTTCCTGCAGATCGCCAGCGGGCGCGGCACCAAGCGGGAGCCGGGAAGCGGGCTGGGGCTGGCCGTCTCGCGCCGCCTGG
This genomic window contains:
- the mutY gene encoding A/G-specific adenine glycosylase → MTLPLPPGEVPRVRERLLAWYDAHRRDLPWRAALGEAPDPYRVWLSEVMLQQTRVETVRPYFARWLERFPTLDALAAAPLDDVLKQWEGLGYYSRARNFHRAVREVAERYGGSVPGDAEAFRALPGVGRYTAGAVMSIAFGREAPLVDGNVRRLFARWTDAPEPEEAELWALAEALVPGERPGDLNQAVMELGATVCVPRTPRCGACPVRETCRAFAHGTQDERPLPKRAKPVPHEDTASAVVEHEGRLLLVRRPADARLGGLWAFPWAVRRPGETAHAAAERAVRDGLEMEVRAGEEIGRVAHAFTHVRATYHAISCEWTGGAPRALQYDAWAWATPSELDGYALPVAQRKIAALATEATLFR
- a CDS encoding OsmC family protein; this translates as MAVEITGEYSGELKMKLRHGPSGSEVPTAAPADNFGDGSSFSPTDLLAASLGACMVTTMAIVARREGIPFEGARFTLEKHMRSDPRRVDALPVTLRMPASLTPEQRTRLEHVARTCPVDRSLHPDVRREVSFVYE
- a CDS encoding outer membrane beta-barrel protein; the protein is MRTRTSALLLGVALLAASAAHAQRRHPSDWEDGHGPRGPQRASGAYAGASFNYARPQGEFRNFVDHGFGGDVHFLYQPAARGILGLRFDAGFVNYGHERMRVPLSSSIGGRILVDVNTTNNIAHLGVGPQIGLPDGRLRPYVGGFVGLTYLYTESSVDGRDDDRSFARTTHYDDATFSYGGRAGLYVPLRGGPSPISLDVGVVYLESGEAEYLREGDIIDNPNGSISFTPSRSDTDLLTFRVGVTVGIPRSDRR
- a CDS encoding class I SAM-dependent rRNA methyltransferase: MLPPLRLKKNEDRRLRAGHLWVFSNEVDVARTPLTAFEPGDPVVVEDHRGAPLGAGYVNPRSLIAARLVSRDPARPLDGALLRERLARALALRERLFPGPFYRLAFGEGDGLPGLVVDRFGATLVAQLTTAGMERLRDEVVTALEETVRPTGILLRNDLSGRSLEGLEPYVEVAHGEVPEAAELEENGVRFRAPLSAGQKTGWFYDHRMNRARLRAYAPGRRVLDVFSYVGGWGVQAAAAGAAEAVCVDSSEPALAEVRENAELNGVGERVRVRRGDAFDTLRALAAEGERFGVVVLDPPAFIKRKKDQKAGEEAYRRLAQLGMEALEPDGILVSASCSFHMSREALQDALLRAGRRLGRELQLLEEGMQGPDHPVHPAIPETRYLKAFFARVG
- a CDS encoding GAF domain-containing sensor histidine kinase, with translation MPESGHALQVFREVALATAGSLDTDEILGIVRERARALFRADFTAVALAERGWGDLYRVDGGRTPSAQLQEIVRCVLRTGEPQVARDAIADEAQLPLAEWSSGTDGFRSAVAAPLRYGDQVRGVLVVAWHSPAPLTDDVVQLAETLGVHAAVALHNARLYEELKRSTLARDRFFSAMSHDLRTPIAAIVGYSELLADGIVGGLSPKQQEMVERIAQVAAHLTELVNDILDLAKLDAGRVELHPERVVLGEVVRDAVLAVEPQARAKELPLRLNLDSVERETVRVDAVRVRQILVNLLSNAVKFTDRGEVRVDAGLGGERTWIAVRDTGPGLPPGSEEAVFEEFLQIASGRGTKREPGSGLGLAVSRRLARAMGGDLVVESRPGEGSAFTLYLPLEREAPAEDAGPA